In Calditerrivibrio sp., the following proteins share a genomic window:
- a CDS encoding alcohol dehydrogenase catalytic domain-containing protein: protein MAIDKIKTYQMVEPGKLIKTEIQKPELKEYEVLVEIKGCGVCHTDLSYYYQGVPTVTKPPLTLGHEISGVIVEGRIDLIGKEVIVPAVMPCNSCPICAQGRENRCLNQKMPGNSLGIYGGYSSHIPVPFRDLCIIENRGDFPIETLAVVADAVTTPYQAAIRADLKDGDLVIVIGVAGGVGTYMTQMAKAFGAKCVIGFD from the coding sequence ATGGCTATAGATAAAATTAAAACCTATCAGATGGTTGAACCGGGCAAGTTGATAAAAACTGAGATACAAAAACCAGAACTTAAAGAATATGAGGTGCTTGTTGAAATTAAGGGATGTGGTGTTTGTCATACAGACCTAAGCTATTATTATCAAGGGGTTCCAACAGTGACAAAACCCCCTTTAACTTTGGGACATGAAATTTCTGGTGTTATAGTAGAAGGAAGGATTGATCTAATAGGCAAGGAAGTTATTGTACCAGCGGTTATGCCATGTAATAGCTGTCCCATCTGTGCTCAGGGAAGAGAAAATAGATGTTTAAATCAAAAGATGCCAGGAAATAGTTTGGGCATTTATGGTGGATATTCAAGTCATATACCAGTTCCTTTTCGTGATCTTTGCATTATTGAAAATAGAGGTGATTTTCCCATTGAAACATTAGCGGTTGTAGCAGATGCGGTAACAACACCTTATCAGGCAGCAATAAGAGCTGATTTAAAAGATGGTGACTTGGTGATCGTTATTGGTGTTGCAGGAGGTGTGGGAACCTATATGACCCAGATGGCAAAAGCTTTTGGGGCTAAGTGTGTAATTGGTTTTGAT
- a CDS encoding enoyl-CoA hydratase/isomerase family protein: MYNFITYSKEGRIGEIKINKPPYNVLDIKTMDEINSALDDVKKSERDLNVLLITAEGEKAFSAGVDVADHTKDKMELMLDSFHGIFRRLEMLDIITVAGVKGSALGGGCELAIGCDLIVCADNAKFGQPEIKLAVFPPIAITYLTQVVGRKRAFEIVILGENISAEEAKAMGLVNQVFPLQEFDEKLRVYLKKFEAMSGSALKVTKQAFKKSLAFDFERTLSNAEAMYVKDLMSLEDANEGINSFLEKRKPIWKNR; encoded by the coding sequence ATTGGGGAAATCAAGATTAATAAACCACCCTACAATGTCCTTGATATTAAAACAATGGATGAAATTAATTCAGCCCTTGATGATGTTAAAAAATCAGAAAGGGATTTAAATGTTTTATTAATTACTGCTGAAGGAGAGAAGGCATTTTCAGCGGGTGTTGATGTTGCTGACCATACCAAGGATAAGATGGAGCTAATGCTTGATTCCTTTCACGGTATTTTTAGAAGACTGGAAATGCTGGATATTATAACTGTTGCTGGAGTAAAAGGTTCAGCCCTTGGTGGTGGTTGTGAGCTTGCTATTGGCTGTGATTTAATAGTATGTGCTGACAATGCTAAATTTGGTCAGCCAGAGATTAAACTTGCTGTTTTCCCGCCAATTGCAATTACCTATCTAACACAGGTAGTAGGTAGAAAGAGGGCCTTTGAAATAGTAATCCTTGGTGAAAATATTTCTGCAGAAGAGGCTAAGGCGATGGGATTAGTAAATCAGGTTTTTCCACTACAGGAATTTGATGAAAAGCTGCGGGTCTATTTAAAAAAGTTTGAGGCTATGAGTGGTTCTGCTTTAAAAGTAACTAAACAGGCCTTTAAAAAATCATTAGCTTTTGATTTTGAGAGGACCCTTTCTAATGCAGAGGCAATGTATGTTAAAGATTTAATGAGCCTTGAAGATGCCAATGAAGGGATTAACTCATTCTTAGAAAAGAGAAAGCCAATTTGGAAAAATAGGTAA